One Dreissena polymorpha isolate Duluth1 chromosome 9, UMN_Dpol_1.0, whole genome shotgun sequence genomic window carries:
- the LOC127845819 gene encoding uncharacterized protein LOC127845819 → MALLTRIHAFECSDEGIEECLERPLLNNEKEYLKAERSRVVFTPKKYNTTNEGFQNEPEHAFPVRGNCTTLNENSIGCLKPGDHVAWQRTYVIWHHAIVLKINTSNRMILVAHWKKVNDEQSTYQITEEWVPSSQNGQFYRIDYENEISTQNPTALVIYRARCEKGKTNYKLLNNNCESFATYCKTGQYESSQEHWFWHNIKQAIVEASSALCKYLVTVGGDFAREMSNMTLVEVRNKYISGTVAFAETVEKLKNATNIVGAAIVVSIEGFFLIWDLSKMYERRRDGRISKNTFLDFASQRFCIALFGAGLCIGGSVVGATLGGALGGLAGSVVPLVGTAYGATIGAFLGSVIGGVLSGIIGRALGALVGPYVSKVFKKRDDRKTDISAIKTGDHIVVYGNMFHQNCNAIVIERSGTTITVIRNTYSGGVVEEEITINDGDKVSKKEYSQSESYDPAVVVIRAKSQIGQQYYSYWSNDCERFAYWCKAKN, encoded by the coding sequence ATGGCTTTACTTACCCGAATACATGCATTTGAATGCAGTGACGAAGGCATAGAGGAATGTCTTGAGCGTCCATTGCTCAACAATGAAAAAGAGTATTTAAAAGCTGAACGTAGCAGAGTCGTTTTTACTCCAAAGAAGTACAATACCACCAATGAAGGATTTCAAAATGAGCCAGAGCATGCATTTCCAGTGAGAGGAAATTGCACAACGCTTAATGAGAACAGCATAGGTTGTCTGAAACCTGGCGACCATGTAGCATGGCAACGTACTTACGTAATATGGCACCACGCAATTGTACTCAAAATTAATACTTCAAACAGAATGATATTAGTTGCGCATTGGAAAAAAGTAAACGACGAACAAAGCACATATCAAATTACTGAAGAATGGGTCCCGTCGTCGCAAAACGGTCAATTTTATCGCATTGACTACGAAAATGAGATATCGACACAGAATCCAACCGCCCTTGTTATATATAGGGCACGTTGTGAAAAAGGTAAAACAAACTATAAACTGTTAAATAACAACTGTGAATCATTTGCGACATACTGCAAGACTGGACAATATGAGAGTTCTCAGGAACATTGGTTTTGGCACAATATAAAGCAAGCGATTGTCGAAGCTTCATCAGCTTTATGCAAGTATTTAGTGACGGTGGGAGGAGATTTTGCGAGAGAGATGTCTAACATGACTTTAGTAGAGGTTAGGAACAAATACATCAGTGGAACCGTCGCCTTTGCCGAAACAGTGGAGAAACTAAAAAACGCAACCAATATTGTAGGGGCAGCCATTGTTGTTTCCATAGAAGGTTTCTTTTTGATTTGGGACTTGAGTAAAATGTACGAGCGAAGAAGAGATGGTAGAATTTCTAAAAATACATTCCTTGACTTTGCCTCCCAACGATTTTGTATAGCTTTATTTGGCGCTGGACTTTGTATCGGTGGTAGTGTAGTTGGAGCAACACTAGGTGGAGCTTTAGGCGGGTTAGCTGGTAGCGTAGTGCCACTTGTTGGAACAGCATATGGAGCGACAATAGGAGCATTCTTAGGAAGTGTTATCGGTGGGGTTCTTTCAGGTATCATTGGCCGCGCATTAGGTGCTCTGGTTGGACCATACGTAagtaaagttttcaaaaaaagaGACGATAGAAAAACCGACATATCTGCAATTAAAACTGGGGACCATATTGTGGTTTATGGAAATATGTTTCACCAAAATTGTAACGCTATTGTTATTGAAAGATCAGGGACCACAATTACTGTCATTCGCAACACATATTCCGGGGGAGTTGTGGAAGAAGAAATCACAATAAATGATGGTGATAAAGTTTCTAAAAAGGAATACAGCCAGTCTGAAAGCTATGACCCGGCAGTCGTAGTAATTAGAGCCAAGTCTCAAATTGGACAGCAATATTATTCATACTGGTCAAACGATTGTGAACGATTTGCCTATTGGTGTAaagctaaaaattaa